The proteins below come from a single Chitinophaga pinensis DSM 2588 genomic window:
- a CDS encoding DUF899 domain-containing protein: MKASNTDQALELEHPVVNETEWISARKELLKKEKELTHLRDEISRLRRELPWQKVEKNYIFEGPDGPVSLSDLFEEKSQLIVQHFMLGPGWKEGCVGCSFMADNVDSGLVHLVNHDVAYVAISRAPYNEIVPFKQRMGWSFKWVSSNKNDFNFDYNVSATEEEIAKNEMTYNFERVPVSEKELPGMSVFYKDENGDIYHTYSTYARGAETVLNTYNLLDITPKGRNERDGEGNLTDWVRHHDKYQNKMPEAHSCCSH; this comes from the coding sequence ATGAAAGCGTCCAATACTGATCAGGCCCTTGAGCTGGAACACCCTGTAGTCAATGAAACAGAATGGATAAGCGCCCGTAAGGAACTTTTGAAAAAGGAAAAGGAATTAACCCATCTGCGTGATGAAATAAGCAGACTACGCCGTGAGTTGCCCTGGCAGAAAGTAGAAAAAAACTACATTTTTGAAGGTCCGGATGGCCCGGTGTCATTATCTGACCTCTTTGAAGAAAAAAGCCAGCTGATCGTACAGCATTTCATGCTGGGGCCAGGATGGAAGGAAGGTTGTGTCGGTTGTTCCTTTATGGCGGACAATGTAGACAGCGGACTGGTGCACCTGGTAAATCATGATGTGGCTTATGTGGCTATCTCCCGCGCTCCCTACAACGAGATTGTTCCATTTAAACAACGAATGGGCTGGTCTTTCAAATGGGTGTCTTCCAACAAGAACGACTTTAATTTCGACTATAATGTGTCCGCGACAGAAGAAGAGATCGCAAAAAACGAAATGACATACAATTTCGAACGGGTACCTGTATCGGAAAAGGAGTTGCCTGGTATGAGCGTATTCTATAAAGATGAAAACGGAGACATCTACCATACTTATTCTACTTATGCCCGTGGCGCTGAAACAGTGCTCAATACCTATAATCTGCTCGATATAACGCCTAAAGGACGCAATGAGCGGGATGGCGAAGGTAATCTGACTGACTGGGTAAGACACCACGATAAATATCAAAACAAGATGCCGGAAGCACATAGTTGCTGTAGTCATTAA